In Chiloscyllium plagiosum isolate BGI_BamShark_2017 unplaced genomic scaffold, ASM401019v2 scaf_12073, whole genome shotgun sequence, a genomic segment contains:
- the LOC122547029 gene encoding calpain-2 catalytic subunit-like — protein MSFTDFLRNFSRVEICNLTPDTLSSDTVHKWSMTTFNGSWRAGSTAGGCRNYPRTFWTNPQFKIQLDEADDDPTDDDDKCSFLVGVIQKNRRKQRKMGEDMHTIGFAIYEVPDEYKDQTNIQLRRDFFMTHAASARSETFINLREVMNRLALEPGQYLIVPSTFEPHKNGDFAIRVFTEKQTDLQVIDVEVDAKLEDEEVDEDDISESFETLFEHLAGQDAEISCFELQRILNRIVSNRK, from the exons ATGTCATTTACTGACTTTCTCCGAAATTTCTCCCGAGTGGAAATATGCAACCTTACTCCTGACACTCTTAGCAGTGACACAGTTCACAAATGGAGCATGACGACATTTAATGGgagttggagggctggatctaCTGCAGGAGGATGTCGAAATTACCCAA GAACATTTTGGACAAATCCTCAATTTAAAATCCAGCTGGATGAAGCAGATGATGATCCTACAGATGACGATGATAAATGTAGCTTTCTGGTTGGTGTGATTCAAAAGAATCGTagaaagcaaagaaaaatggGTGAAGACATGCATACCATAGGCTTCGCTATCTATGAG GTCCCTGACGAG TATAAAGATCAAACTAATATTCAGCTGAGGAGAGATTTTTTCATGACGCATGCAGCCAGTGCAAGATCAGAAACCTTCATCAATCTGCGAGAAGTCATGAACCGTCTTGCTCTTGAACCTGGACAGTATCTCATTGTACCATCCACTTTTGAGCCACATAAGAATGGAGATTTTGCAATTCGTGTGTTTACAGAGAAACAAACTGATCTACA AGTTATAGATGTTGAGGTTGATGCAAAACTGGAAGATGAAGAG GTTGATGAAGACGACATTAGCGAGAGCTTTGAGACTTTGTTTGAACATTTAGCAGGACAG GATGCAGAAATTTCTTGCTTTGAGCTACAAAGAATACTGAACAGAATTGTGTCTAACCGTAAGTAA